A region from the Bacteroidales bacterium genome encodes:
- a CDS encoding tyrosine--tRNA ligase encodes MNFVEELRWRGMIHDCMPGTGEMLEKGMATAYVGIDPTADSLHIGHLVSIMMLKHFQIAGHRPLALVGGATGMIGDPSGKSEERNLLSEDLLRHNQECIHQQLLRFLDFDPKHANAAKIVNNYDWMKEFSFLGFLREVGKHLSINYMMAKDSVQKRLETGISFTEFTYQLVQGYDFLHLYEKEGCRLQMGGSDQWGNITTGTELIRRKTGGEAFALTCPLITKADGGKFGKTEKGNIWLDPEKTSPYAFFQFWLNCSDEDSKKYIRIFTLFSKSDIEALESEQDAAPHLRILQKALAKDLTIRVHGEAEYNQAVEASEILFGKGTTETLQQLDERTLLNVFEGVPQFEISRTELENGIGLVDFLADKTAIFPSKGEARRMLKDGGVMINKAKVAEEFIVSSAHLLNDRYILAQKGKKNYFLVKAV; translated from the coding sequence ATGAATTTTGTTGAAGAGCTCCGCTGGCGCGGAATGATCCATGACTGTATGCCCGGTACCGGGGAAATGCTCGAAAAAGGAATGGCTACGGCCTATGTTGGAATTGACCCGACAGCCGACTCCCTGCATATTGGCCACCTTGTTAGTATTATGATGCTCAAGCATTTCCAGATTGCCGGCCATCGTCCGCTGGCTTTAGTGGGGGGAGCAACAGGGATGATCGGGGATCCTTCAGGGAAAAGTGAAGAGCGAAACCTTCTTTCAGAGGATTTACTCAGGCATAACCAGGAGTGTATCCATCAGCAACTGCTGCGTTTTCTCGACTTTGACCCGAAACACGCCAATGCTGCCAAAATTGTGAATAATTACGACTGGATGAAGGAGTTTTCATTCCTGGGATTCCTCCGTGAAGTTGGCAAGCATTTATCGATTAACTACATGATGGCCAAGGATTCGGTCCAGAAACGACTCGAAACAGGCATCTCTTTCACTGAATTCACCTATCAGCTGGTTCAGGGTTATGATTTTCTGCATCTCTATGAAAAAGAAGGATGCAGGCTCCAGATGGGTGGTTCCGACCAATGGGGAAATATCACCACCGGGACAGAACTTATCCGCAGGAAAACCGGGGGAGAAGCATTTGCCCTGACTTGTCCGCTAATCACCAAAGCGGATGGAGGTAAATTCGGGAAGACTGAAAAAGGCAATATCTGGCTTGATCCTGAAAAAACATCACCCTATGCCTTCTTCCAGTTCTGGCTGAATTGTTCGGATGAAGACAGCAAGAAATATATCAGGATTTTCACCCTCTTTTCAAAAAGCGATATAGAAGCTCTCGAATCAGAACAGGATGCAGCCCCACATCTCAGGATATTGCAGAAAGCCCTTGCCAAAGACCTTACCATTCGGGTGCATGGAGAAGCCGAATATAACCAGGCAGTTGAAGCATCGGAAATTCTTTTTGGAAAAGGTACCACGGAAACCTTGCAACAACTGGATGAAAGAACGCTGCTGAATGTATTTGAAGGAGTGCCACAGTTCGAAATATCCAGGACTGAGCTTGAAAATGGAATTGGCCTGGTAGACTTCCTTGCCGACAAAACAGCCATCTTCCCAAGTAAAGGAGAAGCCCGGAGAATGTTGAAAGACGGAGGGGTAATGATCAATAAGGCTAAAGTGGCGGAGGAGTTTATCGTTTCATCTGCTCATCTCCTCAACGACCGCTATATCCTTGCTCAGAAAGGGAAGAAGAACTACTTCCTGGTAAAAGCTGTTTAG
- a CDS encoding tetratricopeptide repeat protein — protein MKAQYAIFSVLVFLVISLESTAGNEFPGKFSFFSKAVSYYRADQSGIEKRTTEGRPIDTNQFRKSESLGFESAYKLSWEIGLYFLEQGKHPQALDIFNSVKSYLDENQPLDLDRKKRLSAVYNIIGAIYEETGLWNGALDFYMNSLQICNEIGFNPGKAKVYNNIGKLYFNRMELKKAEDLFLKAIQINKELNIRPELFINYNNLAGVYKLKNDTKKALDYALIALNQLDQERDFYDLALVYSNIGNLYQDLGNHPVSLSYYKKAIEIQESQSFQIALIRSYLISFFSLPRNESGQILRNHISGNR, from the coding sequence ATGAAAGCCCAGTATGCGATATTTTCTGTTTTAGTATTTCTTGTCATTTCATTGGAATCGACAGCCGGTAATGAATTTCCCGGGAAATTTTCGTTTTTCTCCAAAGCGGTATCTTATTACAGAGCAGATCAGTCGGGAATAGAAAAAAGGACAACCGAAGGAAGGCCTATTGACACCAATCAGTTCAGGAAATCCGAAAGTCTGGGTTTTGAGTCAGCCTATAAATTATCCTGGGAAATAGGATTATACTTTCTGGAGCAGGGGAAGCACCCGCAAGCGCTGGATATTTTTAATAGTGTCAAGTCATATCTGGATGAAAACCAACCCCTTGACCTTGACAGGAAAAAACGTCTATCTGCTGTATATAACATCATTGGGGCTATTTATGAAGAAACCGGACTATGGAATGGCGCTCTCGACTTTTATATGAATTCGTTGCAGATTTGTAATGAAATTGGCTTCAATCCGGGGAAAGCAAAGGTTTACAACAATATTGGCAAGCTTTACTTCAACAGGATGGAGCTGAAAAAAGCCGAAGACCTTTTCCTGAAGGCCATTCAGATCAACAAAGAACTCAATATCCGTCCGGAATTATTTATTAACTACAATAATCTTGCAGGTGTTTATAAACTAAAGAATGACACAAAAAAGGCCCTGGATTATGCCCTGATTGCCTTGAATCAGTTAGACCAGGAAAGAGATTTCTATGACCTTGCACTGGTTTATTCAAATATTGGTAATTTATACCAGGACCTTGGTAACCACCCTGTTTCCCTTTCTTACTACAAGAAAGCGATCGAAATACAGGAAAGCCAATCATTCCAGATTGCCCTGATACGATCCTATCTTATCAGTTTCTTCAGCTTACCAAGAAATGAATCAGGGCAGATTCTGCGGAATCATATATCAGGAAATCGTTGA
- a CDS encoding Ig-like domain-containing protein, with protein sequence MKRILQSFLLVFCMVSLTLAPTTLMAQWNTNTSVNLEISGLPIADMVSVPTSDGKTWIAFYHENTGNYDMRAQLIDEDGFKLLGNDGVLVSNQPSGTATFVFNACVDNSNNLIIGCQDERAGTLQAVVYKISPSGSHLWNSTGVILGAGMVPNMTALTNNEIAVAWNSDTGNTLKLQKITAAGTFAWANAVSLLVGSTTTTRGQLIANTDNKFTIVYQKNAGGISTNLYAQMFNSSGTALYAPLQICSQTTAPYRYYSITAEADTTYFGYYSSTGFRFNSFVQRINPGGTIPYGMNGAAFNTYTSGSDNYQMETSIGLEPGSQYIWSVASFCDPNQTNYGVYVQKFLKSTGARQFTDMGKMVYPVSSNRDMRAGEIAIIDDNPMFASYNSDYKIFATRLDNNGNFVWPGSRVELSSTSGTAKGRFGFTKISDGRCAVVWTEDRGGGDMGYAQGITPGGLIALDVATQGGVPATITIAGGSLQLMATVYPVTANQSVTWSILPVTGAASISATGLVTGISNGTVWAKATSVQDLTLSDSIQITLTNQVALPPTVITLSASGISLDAAQLNGSVNANFFISTASFEWGLTNAYGNTVSATPNQVSGNTATAVSSPLSGLLPGTTYHFRCVASNSGGNSYGQDLTFTTLCLMAGTISPVSGLSTLCAGTVGVTYSVDPFPAATSYIWTLPQGATITSGANTNSITVTYSTSAVSGEISVYATDGTCNSLPSQALAVTVIPLPIQAGPISGVQVVCEATGVSSIQYRLYREYPIIPGQYPQVLLLYLDKIQQQSL encoded by the coding sequence ATGAAAAGAATTCTTCAATCATTTCTCCTGGTGTTTTGCATGGTAAGTCTTACCCTTGCTCCAACAACATTAATGGCTCAATGGAATACCAACACTTCCGTAAATCTGGAAATTTCAGGATTGCCCATAGCCGATATGGTCTCTGTCCCAACCTCTGATGGTAAAACATGGATCGCTTTTTACCATGAGAACACCGGAAATTATGATATGAGGGCGCAATTAATCGATGAGGATGGTTTCAAACTTCTGGGCAATGATGGTGTACTGGTCAGCAATCAGCCTTCAGGGACAGCTACTTTTGTCTTTAATGCTTGTGTTGATAACAGTAACAATCTGATTATCGGATGCCAGGATGAACGGGCAGGTACATTGCAAGCGGTAGTATATAAAATTTCTCCTTCTGGGAGCCATTTATGGAACTCTACAGGGGTTATTCTTGGAGCCGGTATGGTACCCAATATGACAGCATTAACCAATAACGAGATTGCAGTAGCCTGGAATTCTGACACAGGTAATACCTTAAAACTCCAAAAAATTACTGCTGCTGGTACATTTGCCTGGGCAAATGCTGTTTCATTACTTGTGGGTTCAACCACTACTACCCGAGGACAGTTAATCGCCAATACAGACAATAAATTCACAATTGTCTACCAGAAAAATGCAGGCGGAATTTCTACCAACCTATACGCCCAGATGTTTAACAGCAGTGGAACAGCCTTATATGCGCCATTGCAGATTTGCAGCCAGACTACCGCTCCATACCGGTATTATTCAATTACTGCTGAAGCCGATACCACCTATTTCGGGTATTACAGTTCAACCGGATTTCGTTTCAATTCTTTTGTTCAAAGGATCAATCCCGGCGGAACCATCCCTTATGGAATGAACGGGGCTGCTTTCAATACTTATACCAGCGGATCCGATAATTACCAGATGGAGACAAGCATCGGACTTGAGCCCGGTTCACAATATATCTGGTCAGTAGCTTCATTTTGTGATCCTAATCAGACAAACTACGGGGTGTATGTGCAGAAATTCCTGAAATCTACCGGAGCAAGGCAATTTACTGATATGGGTAAAATGGTTTACCCCGTCTCTTCAAATCGCGATATGAGGGCAGGAGAAATCGCCATCATTGACGACAACCCCATGTTTGCCAGTTACAATAGTGATTACAAGATTTTTGCAACACGCCTTGATAATAATGGAAACTTTGTTTGGCCTGGTAGCCGCGTTGAATTAAGTTCAACCTCGGGTACTGCTAAAGGAAGATTCGGATTTACAAAAATTAGCGATGGACGATGTGCAGTAGTTTGGACAGAAGACAGGGGTGGGGGAGATATGGGTTATGCGCAGGGAATTACTCCGGGTGGTTTAATTGCCCTTGATGTTGCCACCCAGGGTGGAGTACCGGCAACCATTACGATTGCCGGAGGGAGTCTTCAACTGATGGCTACAGTTTATCCTGTTACAGCCAATCAGAGTGTAACCTGGAGTATTTTACCGGTGACAGGCGCAGCCAGCATATCGGCAACCGGTCTGGTAACAGGGATAAGTAATGGAACGGTTTGGGCAAAAGCCACCTCTGTGCAGGATCTGACACTTTCAGATTCCATACAGATCACTTTAACCAACCAGGTAGCATTACCTCCAACTGTTATAACACTGTCAGCAAGTGGGATCAGTCTCGATGCAGCCCAGTTAAACGGAAGTGTAAATGCCAACTTTTTTATAAGTACAGCCTCATTTGAATGGGGGCTAACCAATGCTTACGGTAACACAGTTAGTGCCACACCGAACCAGGTTTCAGGGAATACAGCTACTGCTGTATCATCACCGTTGTCAGGATTATTGCCCGGAACAACCTATCATTTCCGTTGTGTAGCTTCAAATAGTGGTGGAAACAGTTATGGGCAGGATCTCACATTTACAACTCTCTGTCTCATGGCCGGCACTATTAGCCCCGTTTCAGGTCTTAGCACCTTATGTGCAGGTACAGTGGGAGTTACCTATTCTGTTGATCCTTTTCCCGCAGCCACATCCTACATCTGGACATTGCCGCAAGGAGCCACCATTACTTCAGGAGCCAATACCAACAGTATAACTGTCACCTATTCAACTTCTGCTGTATCGGGTGAAATCAGTGTTTATGCTACAGACGGAACCTGTAATAGTCTGCCTTCCCAAGCCCTTGCTGTTACTGTAATCCCGCTTCCTATACAAGCCGGGCCTATTTCTGGCGTTCAGGTAGTATGCGAGGCGACCGGGGTGTCCAGTATTCAGTACCGGCTATACCGGGAGTATCCGATTATACCTGGACAGTACCCACAGGTGCTGTTATTGTATCTGGACAAAATACAACAACAATCATTGTAG